A genomic window from Chitinophaga pollutisoli includes:
- a CDS encoding Crp/Fnr family transcriptional regulator: MNTETSAYIDDHFPQFEPELREELAEIAEIRNIPAGETLMRTGQNIRSTVLVAEGRLKLYREGHDEGEIFMYYLEPGSACALSMVCSQQQETSGVMLKAIEDSTVILIPVKYMENFMQRYKGWYNFVVETYRDRFEELLTLIDHIAFRAMDERLVYYLDNQREKLHTSKLHITHSEIATDLHSSREVISRLLKKLEQQGKVKLHRQYIEML; this comes from the coding sequence ATGAACACGGAAACAAGCGCTTACATTGACGATCATTTTCCACAGTTCGAGCCGGAGTTGCGGGAAGAATTGGCGGAAATCGCGGAAATACGGAACATTCCCGCCGGGGAAACCCTCATGCGGACGGGCCAGAACATCCGTTCCACTGTTTTGGTAGCCGAAGGGCGCCTTAAGCTTTACCGCGAAGGGCACGACGAAGGCGAGATCTTTATGTATTACCTGGAACCCGGCAGCGCCTGCGCCCTTTCGATGGTTTGCAGCCAGCAGCAGGAAACCAGCGGCGTCATGCTCAAAGCCATTGAAGACAGTACCGTGATCCTCATTCCCGTGAAGTACATGGAAAACTTCATGCAGCGCTACAAAGGCTGGTACAACTTTGTGGTGGAAACTTACCGCGACCGTTTCGAGGAACTCCTCACCCTTATCGACCACATCGCATTCCGCGCCATGGACGAGCGCCTGGTCTACTACCTCGACAACCAGCGTGAAAAACTCCACACCAGCAAACTGCATATCACACACAGCGAAATCGCCACCGACCTACACTCTTCGCGCGAAGTCATCAGCCGGCTGCTGAAGAAACTGGAGCAGCAAGGCAAAGTAAAACTCCATCGCCAGTATATCGAAATGCTGTAA
- a CDS encoding SMP-30/gluconolactonase/LRE family protein — MKMHERIVASRWIEAGLMLGESPRWDAAYERWIWVDIAAGKVFTREESTGEIRSWSPGDHVSLALPESRNHLLIAQQGGIFFLDLQNGDITPVTDLGITWDGLRCNDGAADAQGRLWIGTTAFDHRPGGGDLYVIDGDLRAEVRYPAVACSNGVTWSPDGSTMYYTDSLARTIVAFDFLPDGTLRHERVIITIPPADGVPDGMACDAEGMLWIALWGGFGVGRYNPATGERIGFVEVPVPNATACCFGGEQLDQLVITTAAKETDLSQYPLAGDLFTAKPGVAGLPASSTDF, encoded by the coding sequence ATGAAAATGCATGAAAGGATAGTGGCTTCGCGATGGATCGAAGCAGGGCTAATGCTCGGGGAAAGTCCCCGCTGGGATGCGGCGTATGAACGCTGGATATGGGTGGATATCGCCGCCGGGAAAGTATTCACGAGAGAAGAATCGACCGGGGAAATCCGCAGCTGGAGCCCCGGGGACCACGTTTCCCTCGCCCTTCCCGAAAGCCGGAACCACCTCCTGATAGCGCAGCAGGGAGGAATTTTCTTCCTCGACCTGCAAAACGGCGATATCACGCCGGTTACGGATTTGGGCATTACCTGGGACGGACTCCGCTGCAACGACGGCGCCGCCGACGCGCAGGGCCGCCTCTGGATCGGCACCACGGCATTCGATCATCGCCCGGGCGGTGGCGACTTGTATGTTATTGACGGGGATCTCCGCGCGGAAGTGCGCTATCCCGCCGTAGCCTGCTCCAACGGCGTCACCTGGTCGCCCGATGGCAGCACGATGTATTACACCGACAGTCTGGCCCGCACCATCGTCGCCTTCGACTTCCTGCCCGATGGCACACTGCGGCATGAGCGCGTTATCATCACCATTCCGCCCGCCGATGGCGTCCCCGACGGGATGGCCTGCGACGCGGAAGGCATGCTCTGGATCGCGCTGTGGGGCGGTTTTGGCGTGGGAAGATATAACCCTGCTACCGGTGAGCGCATCGGTTTCGTGGAAGTGCCCGTTCCCAATGCCACCGCCTGCTGCTTCGGCGGCGAACAACTCGACCAGCTGGTAATTACCACCGCCGCCAAGGAAACCGACTTGTCACAATACCCCCTTGCCGGAGATCTTTTTACGGCAAAACCAGGCGTGGCGGGACTTCCGGCCAGTTCTACCGACTTCTGA
- a CDS encoding MBL fold metallo-hydrolase encodes MKIRQFEDKALAHFSYAITGPNGTVLVDPGRDPLPYLEHAAAENSNITGVIETHPHADFVSSHLELHNAMGATLYCSRILEAAYPHKTFDEGDTIDLGGGAVLKALNTPGHSPDSISIVLEENGGPTAVFTGDTLFIGDCGRPDLREHTGKVSAKREALAVDMYNSLRKKLMTLPNDVVVYPGHGSGSLCGKNLSSSPSATIGEQKETNWSLQDMTQAEFVKALLSEQPFIPKYFPYDVSINRQGAEDMEAAIRKIPGCAKSTAVVIDTRPENIFKEGHIPGSINLMEGGKFETWLGSIVAPEECYVLLAADTVRLDDLLRRTAKIGYESFIAGTGIAQGGTAVTPALDVEAFRKNPEQFTIVDVRNDSETAAGLLFPGAVAIPLHQLRERTAEIPTGKPIVVHCAGGYRSAAGSSIVAAAFPAATVYDLGEAVKSFQG; translated from the coding sequence ATGAAAATCAGACAATTTGAAGATAAAGCATTAGCACATTTTTCCTACGCCATCACCGGCCCTAATGGCACGGTGCTGGTAGACCCCGGCCGCGATCCGCTTCCTTACCTGGAGCATGCCGCCGCTGAAAATTCAAATATCACCGGTGTGATCGAAACCCATCCGCACGCGGACTTCGTGAGCAGCCATCTCGAGTTACACAACGCCATGGGCGCCACGCTTTATTGCTCGCGCATCCTGGAAGCCGCCTACCCGCACAAAACCTTCGACGAGGGCGATACCATCGACCTGGGCGGAGGTGCCGTGCTGAAGGCGCTGAACACCCCGGGCCACTCGCCTGACAGCATCAGCATCGTGCTGGAAGAAAACGGCGGCCCAACCGCTGTATTCACCGGCGACACGCTGTTCATCGGCGATTGCGGACGCCCCGATCTGCGGGAACATACAGGGAAAGTATCCGCCAAACGCGAAGCGTTGGCCGTGGATATGTACAATTCCCTCCGCAAAAAACTCATGACCCTGCCCAACGATGTGGTAGTATACCCCGGACACGGTTCCGGCTCCCTCTGCGGGAAGAACCTCTCATCTTCCCCCAGCGCCACGATCGGCGAACAGAAGGAAACGAACTGGTCGTTGCAGGACATGACGCAGGCCGAATTCGTTAAAGCGCTGCTTTCCGAACAGCCCTTCATCCCGAAATATTTCCCGTACGACGTCTCCATCAACCGCCAGGGCGCGGAAGACATGGAAGCCGCCATCCGGAAAATCCCCGGTTGCGCCAAATCTACCGCGGTCGTGATTGATACGCGGCCCGAAAATATATTCAAGGAAGGCCACATCCCCGGCTCCATCAACCTGATGGAAGGCGGCAAGTTCGAAACATGGCTGGGCAGTATCGTAGCGCCCGAAGAATGTTATGTGCTCCTGGCCGCAGATACAGTGCGTCTCGACGACCTCCTGCGCAGGACCGCCAAAATCGGCTACGAGTCCTTTATCGCCGGTACTGGCATTGCACAGGGCGGTACCGCCGTAACGCCCGCGCTCGATGTGGAAGCATTCCGCAAAAACCCGGAACAATTCACCATCGTAGACGTCCGCAATGATTCGGAAACCGCGGCAGGCCTTCTTTTCCCTGGCGCTGTCGCCATACCGTTGCACCAGCTCCGCGAACGCACCGCTGAAATCCCCACTGGCAAACCCATCGTGGTGCATTGCGCGGGCGGTTACCGCAGTGCGGCAGGCAGCAGCATCGTAGCTGCGGCATTTCCCGCGGCCACGGTATACGATCTTGGCGAAGCTGTAAAATCATTTCAGGGCTAA
- a CDS encoding glycoside hydrolase family 130 protein: MKIPRILIVAMLVLGASSVMAQHRLPAWAMGGFVRPEGRNPVISPDSLNLFWCPMLGDSIAWESNDTFNPAAAVKDGNIVLLYRAEDKSGVKIGHRTSRLGHAVSTDGVAFDRMKTPVMYPGEDNQKENEWPGGCEDPRVAMTSDGLYVMLYTQWNRKVARLGVATSRDLIHWEKHGPAFQKAYGGKFHETWSKSASLVTEIVDGKQVITKIKGRYFMYWGERGIHGAWSDNLKDWEPVVDEKGNLRSFIRPRDGYFDSDLTECGPPAIKTPAGYLLLYNGKNKSGANRDARFNANAYCAGQVLFDPEDPTKPVGRLDAPFLRPMAPFEKSGQYKDGTVFIEGMAFHGGKWYLYYGCADSKVGVAVFDPSQPAAADPLPDAP; the protein is encoded by the coding sequence ATGAAAATTCCACGTATCCTGATTGTAGCCATGCTGGTGCTGGGCGCTTCCTCCGTGATGGCGCAGCACCGGTTGCCCGCCTGGGCGATGGGCGGGTTCGTTCGCCCGGAGGGGCGCAACCCCGTTATCTCCCCCGACAGCCTGAATTTGTTCTGGTGCCCTATGCTGGGCGATTCCATCGCCTGGGAATCGAACGACACCTTTAACCCCGCCGCGGCGGTGAAAGACGGGAATATCGTATTGCTGTACCGTGCCGAAGACAAATCGGGCGTAAAGATCGGCCACCGCACTTCCCGCCTGGGGCACGCCGTGAGCACAGACGGGGTCGCTTTTGACCGGATGAAAACGCCGGTGATGTACCCGGGAGAAGATAACCAGAAGGAAAACGAATGGCCCGGCGGCTGTGAGGATCCCCGCGTGGCGATGACCAGCGATGGATTATACGTAATGCTCTACACCCAGTGGAACCGGAAAGTAGCGCGCCTGGGCGTGGCCACCTCCCGCGACCTCATCCATTGGGAAAAGCACGGGCCGGCCTTTCAAAAGGCATATGGCGGGAAGTTCCATGAAACCTGGAGCAAATCGGCTTCGCTGGTAACGGAGATCGTTGACGGTAAACAGGTAATTACTAAAATTAAAGGCCGGTATTTCATGTATTGGGGCGAGCGCGGGATCCACGGGGCATGGTCCGACAACCTGAAAGATTGGGAACCGGTGGTGGATGAGAAAGGAAACCTCCGGTCGTTCATCCGTCCACGCGATGGGTATTTCGACAGCGACCTGACGGAATGCGGCCCCCCGGCCATCAAGACCCCCGCGGGCTACCTGCTGCTCTATAACGGCAAGAACAAATCCGGCGCCAACCGTGACGCGCGCTTCAATGCCAACGCGTATTGCGCAGGGCAGGTGCTTTTCGACCCGGAAGACCCCACGAAGCCCGTCGGCCGGCTGGACGCGCCGTTCCTCCGTCCAATGGCGCCTTTCGAGAAGAGCGGGCAGTATAAAGATGGAACCGTGTTCATCGAAGGCATGGCTTTCCATGGCGGGAAGTGGTACCTGTATTACGGGTGCGCCGATTCGAAAGTAGGCGTCGCCGTCTTCGACCCATCGCAGCCCGCCGCGGCGGACCCGCTGCCGGATGCGCCCTGA
- a CDS encoding PQQ-dependent sugar dehydrogenase — MKKWLSYLLPALVPAGMLLSCNGPGKRFNQTVTAALELDSTSIGVSTVAEGLNVPWEICWGPDGHIWFTEQSGTVSKVDPVTGKQQLLLTIPEVYRHRSLGLLGMAVHPTEPYVYLDYTHRTADSLIVSRLVRYTRGEDTLTDTKILLEFPGNTGHNGSRVIVGPDGKVYFSTGDAHHDEYAGDISKLNGKVLRLNADGSVPDDNPYPGNYMWSRGHRNIQGLTFTDNGHLFASEHGDATDDELNFIRKAAYYAWPHIEGYADRPAEKAHADTTDFTPPAKAWTPTIAPAGIAYYNHPAIRDWQNTLLLGTLKGASLHVIRLNDARDSVLDEKVYFTQHFGRIRGVCVSPDGDIYLATSNRDWNPGKGFPIPADDRIIRLSPIADTKGLIILPGAAAAPAAPVDKGAAIYKSYCEACHKADGKGVTGSFPALDQSQIVTGKPEALIHILLNGSKSTATEQMPAFQFLSDEDLAAVATHIRSAWSNQATGISDADIKAGRKPAK; from the coding sequence ATGAAAAAATGGCTTTCATACCTGCTGCCTGCTTTAGTACCCGCCGGGATGTTATTATCCTGCAACGGACCCGGGAAGCGATTCAACCAGACCGTCACCGCCGCGCTGGAACTGGATTCCACCAGCATAGGCGTATCCACCGTAGCCGAAGGGCTCAACGTTCCCTGGGAAATCTGCTGGGGGCCCGACGGGCATATCTGGTTCACCGAACAGAGCGGCACCGTCAGTAAAGTTGACCCGGTTACGGGAAAGCAACAACTGCTGCTCACCATTCCCGAAGTATACCGCCACCGCTCGCTGGGCCTGCTGGGCATGGCCGTGCATCCCACCGAACCATACGTATATCTCGATTACACCCATCGCACGGCGGATTCCCTCATCGTTTCCCGCCTGGTGCGATACACCCGTGGGGAAGACACCCTCACCGATACGAAAATTCTCCTGGAATTCCCCGGCAACACCGGCCACAACGGCTCCCGCGTTATCGTCGGGCCCGACGGCAAAGTATATTTCTCCACCGGCGACGCGCACCACGACGAGTACGCCGGCGATATTTCCAAACTCAACGGGAAAGTGCTCCGCCTGAATGCAGACGGCTCGGTACCCGACGATAATCCCTACCCGGGCAATTACATGTGGTCGCGCGGTCACCGCAATATCCAGGGCCTCACTTTCACGGACAACGGGCATCTCTTCGCCTCCGAACATGGCGACGCCACCGACGATGAGCTGAACTTCATCCGCAAAGCGGCTTATTACGCCTGGCCTCACATCGAAGGCTACGCTGACCGGCCCGCCGAAAAAGCCCATGCCGACACCACAGACTTCACGCCTCCGGCAAAAGCCTGGACGCCCACCATCGCACCGGCCGGCATCGCCTACTATAATCATCCCGCGATCCGCGACTGGCAAAACACCCTGTTGCTGGGCACCCTCAAAGGCGCCAGCCTGCATGTGATCCGGCTGAACGATGCAAGAGATTCCGTACTGGACGAGAAAGTGTATTTTACCCAGCACTTCGGGCGCATCCGGGGCGTTTGCGTTTCGCCGGATGGCGATATCTACCTGGCCACCAGCAACCGCGACTGGAACCCCGGCAAAGGGTTCCCCATCCCGGCCGACGACCGGATCATCCGCCTCTCGCCCATCGCCGACACGAAGGGGCTCATCATCCTCCCCGGCGCCGCAGCAGCGCCCGCAGCACCCGTGGATAAGGGAGCCGCCATTTACAAAAGTTATTGCGAAGCCTGCCATAAAGCTGACGGAAAAGGCGTAACCGGATCCTTCCCCGCCCTCGACCAGAGCCAGATCGTTACGGGCAAGCCCGAAGCACTCATTCACATCTTACTGAACGGCAGCAAGTCCACCGCCACCGAGCAGATGCCCGCGTTCCAGTTCCTGTCTGACGAAGACCTCGCCGCCGTGGCCACGCACATTCGTTCGGCCTGGAGCAATCAGGCGACTGGCATTTCGGATGCGGATATTAAAGCAGGGCGAAAACCTGCGAAATAA
- a CDS encoding TonB-dependent receptor domain-containing protein translates to MQLRSSLLLLILFVCVSSSTFAQRNIYLKITDAGGSPLPFASVVVKKAGDSSLVKGQMSDADGKIQFESIHPGKYFIEASQMGFTTARTEAFQLQDKPVNLNNLVLQSSPKSLKGVEVTAQKPFVERGEGKTTLNVEGSVAAAGNSVLDLLRRAPGVTVDKDDNLVLKGKQGVTVMIDGKLTYLSNEALAELLKSMNAEGVNAIEIITSPGAKYDAAGSSGIINIKTKKGQLTGFNGSVSLSGGVGRYFYYSTGVTLNWRTKKFNAFGNLNWGDRQGFNTRELKRKVGGDEPLHYRQSVFQKNDFLNRSGKIGFDYFLNDKQTIGVMVNGYTNAFWRSAPSATEIMNPGQPADSVLHTSVIGNNRFRSTAVNLNYKLKIDTSGSEFSMDADYMKFYNRMGTHLSDYMQRNSDGAILNESALRSVPHTRITIRSIKADWVQSLGKGYKLEAGAKGSFVETNNNMVYDSLVGGMYKPVLSQYDQFVYAEDVLAGYTTFKKSWKVFDVTAGLRVEHTMSDANSVSMKNRIKRNYTDFFPNFTIDYKLAEDHKIGATYNKRINRPGYGQLNPFMFFLDKYTFFRGNSYLTPEYTHNTELSYTFKNKYIFTAGYTQSNDVVNEYLFLNEETKVTTSTVLNIGTRKNWSAEVTLPVDFTKWWNSNTNGSFFHNQYWIKDPKGDFTTKSLSWYFNSTQTFSLPKDIKIELSGWYEAPNVYGIWRSRGMWAANAGVQKTVLQKKGTLKVSVNDLFASARFRGTADFNGVYLDVNNRWQNRTLNVSFTYRFGNSKVESARERKAGSEEESRRAG, encoded by the coding sequence ATGCAACTCCGCTCCAGTCTCTTATTGTTGATCCTTTTCGTGTGCGTTTCTTCTTCCACATTCGCGCAGCGCAATATCTACCTTAAAATCACCGATGCGGGAGGGAGCCCGCTTCCATTCGCCAGCGTCGTCGTGAAAAAGGCGGGAGATTCCTCGCTTGTGAAAGGGCAGATGAGCGATGCCGACGGTAAGATCCAGTTTGAATCCATCCACCCCGGAAAGTATTTCATCGAAGCTTCGCAGATGGGGTTTACCACCGCGCGCACGGAGGCTTTCCAATTGCAGGATAAGCCCGTCAACCTCAATAACCTCGTTTTGCAATCTTCCCCCAAAAGCCTGAAAGGCGTGGAGGTAACGGCGCAGAAACCATTCGTGGAAAGAGGCGAAGGAAAAACGACCCTTAACGTGGAAGGCAGTGTGGCGGCGGCGGGCAACTCCGTCCTTGACCTGCTCCGCCGCGCGCCCGGCGTAACGGTGGATAAAGACGATAACCTCGTGCTGAAAGGCAAACAGGGCGTTACGGTGATGATTGACGGCAAGCTGACTTACCTCTCCAACGAAGCGCTCGCGGAACTGCTGAAAAGCATGAACGCGGAAGGGGTGAATGCCATCGAGATTATTACCAGTCCGGGTGCGAAATACGATGCCGCCGGATCTTCGGGCATCATCAATATCAAAACGAAAAAAGGCCAGCTGACGGGCTTCAACGGTTCCGTAAGTCTTTCCGGCGGCGTGGGGCGCTACTTTTATTACAGCACCGGCGTAACGCTCAACTGGAGAACGAAGAAGTTCAACGCATTCGGCAACCTCAACTGGGGCGACCGGCAGGGCTTCAATACCCGTGAGCTGAAACGTAAGGTGGGAGGGGACGAGCCTTTGCATTACCGGCAGTCGGTTTTCCAGAAAAACGATTTTCTCAACCGTTCCGGCAAAATCGGGTTTGATTATTTCCTGAATGATAAACAAACGATCGGCGTGATGGTGAACGGATATACCAACGCCTTCTGGCGTTCCGCCCCCAGCGCCACGGAGATCATGAATCCCGGCCAGCCTGCCGATTCGGTATTGCATACATCGGTCATCGGCAACAACCGTTTCCGGAGCACCGCCGTTAACCTGAACTACAAACTCAAGATCGATACCAGCGGTTCAGAATTCTCTATGGACGCGGACTACATGAAATTCTACAATCGTATGGGCACCCATCTTTCCGACTATATGCAACGGAACAGCGACGGCGCGATCCTCAACGAAAGCGCGCTCCGCAGCGTGCCGCATACCCGCATCACCATCCGCAGCATAAAGGCCGACTGGGTACAGTCGCTCGGGAAAGGCTATAAGCTGGAAGCCGGCGCCAAAGGAAGTTTCGTGGAAACGAACAACAACATGGTGTACGATTCACTGGTAGGCGGCATGTACAAACCCGTGCTTTCGCAGTACGACCAGTTTGTCTATGCGGAAGATGTGCTGGCGGGCTACACCACTTTCAAAAAGAGCTGGAAGGTGTTCGACGTAACGGCAGGATTGCGGGTGGAGCATACGATGTCGGACGCGAATTCGGTGTCGATGAAAAACCGTATCAAGCGGAATTATACCGACTTCTTCCCCAATTTCACCATTGATTATAAACTGGCGGAAGACCATAAGATCGGCGCCACGTATAACAAGCGCATCAACCGGCCGGGTTACGGGCAATTAAATCCGTTCATGTTTTTCCTGGATAAATACACTTTCTTCCGCGGCAATTCCTATCTCACGCCGGAGTATACGCATAACACGGAGCTGTCGTACACGTTCAAAAACAAGTACATTTTCACGGCGGGATATACGCAGTCCAACGATGTGGTGAACGAGTACCTGTTTTTGAATGAGGAAACGAAAGTGACGACCAGCACGGTGCTGAACATCGGCACGCGCAAGAACTGGTCGGCCGAAGTAACGTTGCCGGTGGATTTCACGAAATGGTGGAACTCCAATACCAACGGCTCGTTTTTTCACAACCAGTACTGGATAAAAGACCCGAAGGGTGATTTTACCACGAAGAGCCTTTCCTGGTATTTCAACTCCACGCAAACATTCTCGTTGCCGAAGGATATCAAGATCGAGCTGAGCGGCTGGTACGAGGCGCCGAACGTGTATGGCATCTGGCGCTCGCGGGGCATGTGGGCGGCGAATGCAGGTGTACAGAAAACGGTGTTGCAGAAGAAAGGAACGTTGAAAGTAAGCGTCAACGATCTGTTCGCTTCCGCGCGGTTCAGGGGCACGGCTGATTTCAACGGCGTATACCTGGATGTGAACAACCGCTGGCAAAACCGTACGCTGAACGTTTCCTTTACTTACCGTTTCGGCAATTCTAAAGTGGAAAGCGCGCGCGAGCGGAAGGCGGGGAGTGAAGAAGAGAGCCGCCGGGCGGGTTGA
- a CDS encoding OsmC family protein, which translates to MQYKMEKPVRGTIGEVKYRCVMEWRNGTFIADEPVKSGGQDSGPDPFTLFLSSLASCTLATLRMYIDRKGWDIPSITVNCNMWQRISDGNLMSFIDRDVYFHPDADAEQKERLLQIAKACPISKMLESTMVIRTEINGADAYSDEMIARAEN; encoded by the coding sequence ATGCAGTATAAAATGGAAAAGCCGGTGCGCGGCACCATCGGAGAAGTGAAATACCGCTGCGTGATGGAATGGCGGAACGGGACATTTATCGCGGATGAGCCGGTTAAATCCGGCGGGCAGGACAGCGGGCCCGACCCTTTCACCCTTTTCCTTTCCTCCCTCGCTTCCTGCACGCTGGCCACCCTGCGGATGTACATCGACCGCAAGGGTTGGGACATTCCTTCCATCACCGTCAACTGCAACATGTGGCAACGCATCTCCGACGGCAACCTGATGTCTTTCATCGACCGCGACGTGTATTTCCACCCGGATGCTGATGCGGAGCAAAAAGAACGGCTGTTGCAGATCGCGAAAGCCTGCCCTATTTCAAAAATGCTGGAAAGCACGATGGTGATCCGTACGGAAATCAACGGGGCGGATGCGTATTCGGATGAGATGATTGCACGCGCGGAAAATTAG
- a CDS encoding acyl-CoA dehydrogenase family protein, with protein sequence MAGTLEKIRQAYRLFKSIDFDQLNKLSRKVDLQKIMEGFSKLDDKQLKGLMKMMDGGGKKEKVLPEINADFYELHLRLSDEDRALQLKVREFMEREIKPIVNNYWLHDEFPYEVIPKFAELDVCGLTYQGYGCPGKSFLMEGIIAMEMGRVDASIATFFGVQSGLAMGSIYGCGSEEQKQEWLPGMQQFKTIGAFGLTEPEVGSGAAGGLTVTAQRTADGWVLNGQKKWIGNAPFADVTVIWAKDLGDGEVKGFLVRKGTPGFNVEKIKGKMALRIVQNGLITLENCVVEEKDRLQNANSFRDTARVLQMTRAGVAWMAVGCARGAYENALDYTRRRKQFGRPIASFQLIQNHLVEMLSNLTAMQSLVFRLSELQDQGLLKDEHASLAKVFCSLRTRDIVSRAREVMGGNGILLEHNVARFVADAEAIYSYEGTKEINSLIVGRAITGFSAFV encoded by the coding sequence ATGGCAGGAACCCTGGAAAAGATCCGGCAGGCCTATCGCCTGTTCAAATCCATCGATTTCGACCAGCTCAACAAGCTGTCGCGCAAAGTGGATCTGCAAAAGATAATGGAAGGATTTTCCAAACTGGACGACAAACAGTTGAAAGGTTTGATGAAGATGATGGACGGCGGGGGGAAGAAAGAGAAAGTGTTACCCGAAATCAATGCCGACTTCTACGAGCTGCATCTCCGCCTGAGCGACGAAGACCGCGCCCTCCAGCTAAAGGTCCGCGAGTTCATGGAACGCGAAATCAAGCCGATCGTGAATAATTACTGGCTGCATGATGAGTTCCCGTATGAAGTGATTCCGAAGTTCGCGGAACTGGACGTTTGCGGCCTTACGTATCAGGGCTACGGCTGCCCCGGCAAATCGTTCCTTATGGAAGGCATTATCGCCATGGAAATGGGAAGGGTCGACGCCAGTATTGCTACATTCTTCGGTGTGCAGAGTGGCCTGGCCATGGGCTCCATTTACGGCTGCGGTTCCGAAGAACAAAAGCAGGAATGGCTGCCGGGCATGCAGCAGTTCAAAACCATCGGCGCCTTCGGCCTCACGGAACCGGAAGTGGGTTCCGGCGCGGCGGGAGGGCTCACCGTTACCGCGCAGCGCACGGCTGACGGATGGGTGCTTAACGGCCAGAAGAAATGGATCGGCAACGCCCCCTTCGCCGATGTAACCGTTATCTGGGCCAAAGACCTGGGCGACGGCGAAGTGAAAGGCTTCCTCGTGCGCAAAGGCACCCCCGGATTCAACGTAGAAAAAATCAAAGGGAAAATGGCATTGCGCATCGTGCAGAATGGCCTCATCACCCTCGAAAATTGCGTGGTGGAAGAAAAAGACCGCCTGCAAAACGCCAACTCCTTCCGCGACACGGCCCGCGTGCTCCAGATGACCCGCGCCGGCGTGGCATGGATGGCCGTTGGCTGCGCCCGCGGCGCGTACGAAAACGCACTGGATTATACCCGCAGACGGAAACAGTTCGGGCGGCCCATCGCCTCGTTCCAGCTGATTCAAAACCACCTGGTAGAAATGCTCAGCAACCTCACCGCGATGCAGTCGCTCGTGTTCCGCCTGTCGGAACTGCAGGACCAGGGCCTGTTGAAAGACGAGCACGCGTCGCTGGCCAAGGTGTTCTGCTCCCTCCGCACCCGCGACATCGTGAGCCGCGCGCGGGAAGTGATGGGCGGTAATGGCATCCTGCTGGAACACAACGTGGCGCGCTTCGTAGCCGACGCGGAAGCCATTTACTCCTACGAAGGCACCAAAGAAATCAATTCGCTCATCGTTGGCCGGGCTATCACCGGTTTCAGCGCGTTCGTTTAG
- a CDS encoding amidohydrolase family protein, which translates to MLRTYAMAGCLLCAAAANAQKMDFEKYDPVSTLKVAEHPISRAKFPFIDIHNHQGNMGTASLESLASEMDRLNMRVMINLSGGNGSRLKAMTDNIKAHAPKRFVVFANIDFNGIGEEGWTAKAVAQLEQDAREGAGGLKIFKNLGLSVKDNKGNRIKVDDPRLDAIWAKCGELKMPVLIHTADPKPFWDPVDEHNERWLEIVTHPGRKRGPDNPAPWETLIAEQHRVFKKHPKTTFINAHFGWFANDLAHLSKLMDEMPNIVVEFGAVIAELGRQPQAARAFFTKYQDRILFGKDSWVPAEYATYFRVLETGDEYFPYHKKYHAFWRMYGLNLPDNILKKVYYKNALRILPKVDKTQFPD; encoded by the coding sequence ATGCTAAGAACTTATGCCATGGCCGGTTGCCTCCTTTGCGCCGCCGCCGCGAACGCACAAAAAATGGATTTCGAAAAATATGATCCCGTATCCACGCTCAAAGTGGCCGAACATCCCATTTCCCGCGCGAAATTTCCGTTCATAGACATTCACAACCACCAGGGCAATATGGGCACCGCCTCGCTGGAAAGCCTCGCCAGCGAAATGGACCGCCTCAACATGCGGGTCATGATCAATCTCAGCGGCGGCAATGGCAGCAGGCTCAAAGCCATGACCGACAATATCAAAGCCCATGCGCCCAAACGCTTCGTCGTTTTCGCCAATATCGATTTCAACGGGATCGGGGAAGAAGGCTGGACCGCCAAAGCCGTGGCCCAGCTGGAACAGGATGCGCGCGAAGGCGCGGGCGGGCTGAAGATCTTCAAAAACCTGGGCCTCAGCGTGAAAGACAATAAAGGCAACCGCATCAAAGTCGACGATCCCCGGCTGGACGCCATCTGGGCCAAATGCGGCGAGCTGAAAATGCCCGTGCTCATACACACCGCCGATCCCAAACCTTTCTGGGATCCCGTGGATGAACATAATGAGCGTTGGCTCGAAATCGTGACCCATCCGGGACGTAAACGCGGTCCGGATAATCCCGCGCCCTGGGAAACGCTCATCGCCGAGCAACACCGGGTGTTTAAAAAGCATCCCAAAACCACGTTCATCAACGCGCACTTCGGCTGGTTCGCCAACGACCTGGCGCACCTGTCCAAACTGATGGATGAAATGCCCAATATCGTGGTGGAATTCGGCGCCGTAATCGCGGAGCTGGGCCGCCAGCCGCAGGCCGCCAGAGCTTTCTTCACGAAGTACCAGGACAGGATCCTTTTTGGTAAAGACTCCTGGGTGCCCGCCGAATATGCGACCTATTTCCGCGTCCTCGAAACGGGCGATGAATATTTTCCTTACCACAAGAAATACCACGCGTTCTGGCGCATGTATGGCCTCAACCTGCCCGACAATATCCTCAAGAAGGTATATTACAAAAACGCGCTCCGCATCCTTCCTAAAGTCGATAAAACGCAATTCCCGGATTGA